In Candidatus Hydrogenedens sp., one genomic interval encodes:
- a CDS encoding SUMF1/EgtB/PvdO family nonheme iron enzyme, which translates to MAQVRCSKCNHINPDGATQCQKCKAPLPAIKISPMTAETKKAERIPYEKNTPNFQQGTLHRGEIFGSRYTVVKLIGRGGMGSIYKVFDNTLKEEVALKLLLPQFAKDPMIVDRFLNEARIARKLSHPNIVRVHDIGIAGNILYISMEYIEGKSLRGILESMLPGQRLPLKQILIYFDQLCSALEYAHQFTVHRDIKPENVMVTPQNTVKLMDFGISKLMADTRLTGVSVVMGTPFYMSPEQVRNSRDVDARSDIYSCGIMLYEILTGQVPTGIPKPASELVKELPPELDKIVEKCIQPDPQNRFQSAGELRKALEPLKNLVLAGDEISISHPTKRIKKWKTFLTPKVIGWSLVTLILLLCSAGLFFAERYREQLLAQEALSEGNLVVLNSNQVPTVSTYIKLLLRLAEKAKDRAAIDDDARQYLSLGEPLLQQIQTKFNAGETVPFDLLFSCARYLSAIFCEHEGMVLIPEGNVTWNNQQYTVPAFFIDINEVTQEQYKTFCTSGSVNWELPPSPEFNVNTDKQDLLPITMVNYFDALAYASYYKKSLPTVWQWLRAAQGERKIMYPWGDVWKDNSANVGNVNNTPLPIKSYPDDQSPMGCFDMLGNVSEWTSTPANPDCSQDDFCPRVIMGGDFASPQTSLAQSRSADSEMRSPFIGFRCVKEIPISPSQLIEYLK; encoded by the coding sequence ATGGCACAGGTAAGATGTTCAAAATGTAATCATATTAATCCCGATGGAGCTACTCAGTGCCAGAAGTGCAAGGCTCCATTGCCAGCCATAAAAATCAGTCCCATGACCGCAGAAACAAAGAAAGCAGAGCGAATACCGTATGAAAAGAATACACCTAATTTTCAACAGGGGACATTACACCGCGGAGAAATTTTTGGAAGCCGATATACCGTTGTAAAACTCATCGGTAGGGGCGGTATGGGCAGTATTTATAAGGTGTTCGACAACACCTTAAAAGAAGAAGTCGCCTTAAAATTATTATTGCCCCAGTTTGCCAAAGACCCCATGATTGTTGACCGTTTCTTGAATGAAGCCCGCATTGCCCGAAAATTATCTCATCCCAATATTGTTCGCGTGCATGATATAGGAATTGCAGGAAATATCCTATATATATCTATGGAATACATCGAAGGGAAATCCCTACGGGGTATTCTGGAAAGTATGCTACCGGGACAGCGTCTTCCATTGAAACAGATATTAATTTACTTTGACCAGTTATGTTCCGCTCTGGAATATGCCCACCAGTTTACAGTTCATCGCGACATCAAACCCGAAAATGTGATGGTTACTCCACAAAACACTGTAAAACTGATGGATTTCGGTATTTCAAAACTGATGGCAGATACAAGGTTAACGGGTGTCTCCGTTGTAATGGGTACACCTTTCTATATGTCCCCAGAACAGGTCCGAAATAGCAGGGATGTAGATGCTCGTTCAGATATTTACAGTTGTGGAATTATGTTATATGAGATATTAACAGGTCAGGTTCCGACAGGGATTCCAAAACCGGCTTCAGAACTCGTCAAAGAACTTCCCCCGGAATTGGATAAAATCGTAGAGAAATGCATTCAACCCGACCCTCAAAACCGTTTCCAGAGTGCCGGGGAATTAAGAAAGGCATTAGAGCCATTAAAAAATCTGGTGCTCGCTGGTGATGAAATCTCTATTTCTCATCCAACAAAACGAATTAAAAAATGGAAGACTTTTCTTACACCAAAAGTAATAGGCTGGTCTTTAGTTACCCTTATTCTATTACTTTGTTCTGCAGGATTATTTTTCGCCGAACGATATAGAGAACAATTGCTCGCACAAGAAGCCCTTTCGGAAGGGAATCTCGTCGTTCTTAATAGTAATCAGGTCCCCACCGTAAGCACCTATATCAAATTGCTACTTCGTCTTGCTGAAAAAGCAAAAGATAGGGCAGCCATAGATGATGATGCACGACAATACTTAAGTTTGGGGGAACCTCTACTTCAACAGATACAAACAAAATTTAATGCCGGCGAAACAGTTCCATTCGATTTGTTATTTTCATGTGCTCGTTACCTCTCTGCCATATTTTGCGAACATGAGGGAATGGTGCTCATTCCTGAAGGGAATGTTACATGGAACAACCAACAATATACTGTCCCCGCATTTTTCATCGATATAAACGAAGTAACCCAGGAACAATACAAAACATTCTGCACATCAGGTTCTGTAAATTGGGAACTTCCACCTTCTCCCGAGTTCAATGTCAATACAGATAAACAGGATTTATTACCTATTACAATGGTAAATTATTTTGATGCTCTCGCTTATGCCAGTTATTACAAAAAAAGTCTACCCACCGTCTGGCAATGGCTACGAGCCGCACAGGGAGAAAGAAAAATAATGTATCCCTGGGGCGATGTATGGAAGGATAATTCGGCAAATGTAGGTAATGTGAATAATACTCCACTACCTATTAAGTCCTATCCTGATGACCAAAGCCCTATGGGTTGTTTTGATATGTTAGGAAATGTATCCGAATGGACAAGCACACCTGCCAATCCCGATTGTTCACAAGATGATTTTTGTCCCCGTGTTATTATGGGCGGTGATTTTGCGTCTCCCCAAACTTCCCTTGCCCAAAGTCGAAGTGCAGATTCGGAAATGCGTTCACCCTTTATTGGTTTCCGATGTGTAAAAGAAATCCCTATTTCACCTTCCCAGCTTATAGAATACCTGAAATAA
- a CDS encoding GxGYxYP family putative glycoside hydrolase, which yields MLFFLSLLILAPPFAISEPMPIYYYDFSWSTEKDMNTENNARDAWDTGHLLASLQGIVNRAEPRLFVRFMKETDDFWWNEFRKSGGWLDKKEVKQVDDWITLLNVFHPFIEGIVIYSEKVQPSSNLASTIAGLENRICLRYDTSNESAFQKVIATNLPFTKNLRWLVNNETLEILPTIKPKDYSDISSVSLKARSYLWAKEQFLDTGLCSPEFLAYYIDGYWFQKPSSASFPNATLMNHDFFISRRAFFFDLGIWDDEPANDEPQQPAGTDRKILREILLSMYRNAKGMIYQIGGFTPWIWKYTKEAGMGGKHEGVPTEWEFVKMVSSFNGVLDADALGLAGMANASFYQHYPLKSFYPQNQKPTFENLKQQGYITSDGKVAPKVYVCFYMGDFDSAAWLNQTVPKWWSDPAHGEITCIFPFNPNLSRRVPHVFDYVRTHASPKDWFVYGDCGAGYLNPGMLIASHREYGIPAGWNAWVEHNLFYSKRFDLSITGFIIDGYAPGLDKDGFEAYSRFSPDGITAQKISSLGCYEKKLPYVRMGIDLMEPPEKSSDIIAEYAKKPLPSFRFIRTILKSPTWHKTVIDLTQQKTDTVAFVDPYTFFELVKIQTQCFPSS from the coding sequence ATGTTGTTTTTTCTCTCATTATTAATTTTGGCTCCGCCTTTTGCAATATCAGAACCTATGCCTATTTACTATTATGACTTCTCATGGTCAACAGAAAAAGATATGAACACCGAAAACAACGCTCGCGATGCCTGGGATACAGGACATTTATTGGCTTCTTTACAGGGAATAGTAAATCGTGCAGAACCACGCTTATTTGTCCGATTTATGAAAGAAACGGATGATTTTTGGTGGAATGAATTTCGGAAATCGGGCGGGTGGTTAGACAAAAAAGAGGTAAAACAGGTAGATGATTGGATTACTTTGCTGAATGTATTTCATCCTTTTATCGAGGGAATAGTTATATACTCCGAAAAAGTGCAACCCTCATCTAATCTTGCCAGTACAATCGCAGGGCTGGAAAATCGTATTTGTTTGAGATATGACACCTCAAATGAAAGTGCTTTCCAAAAAGTTATCGCAACAAATCTTCCTTTTACAAAAAATCTTCGATGGCTCGTAAATAACGAAACATTAGAAATTCTCCCTACGATAAAGCCGAAAGATTATTCCGATATATCCTCCGTGAGTTTAAAAGCACGGTCTTACCTCTGGGCAAAAGAACAATTTTTAGATACGGGTTTATGCAGTCCTGAATTTTTAGCCTATTACATTGACGGATACTGGTTTCAAAAGCCTTCTTCAGCCTCGTTCCCAAATGCCACCCTTATGAATCATGATTTTTTCATATCTCGGAGGGCTTTCTTCTTCGATTTAGGAATCTGGGATGATGAGCCTGCAAATGATGAACCTCAACAACCCGCGGGAACAGACCGTAAAATACTTCGAGAAATTTTATTGAGTATGTACAGAAACGCAAAGGGCATGATTTATCAGATAGGCGGTTTTACTCCATGGATATGGAAATATACGAAAGAAGCAGGAATGGGCGGAAAACATGAAGGAGTGCCAACCGAATGGGAATTTGTCAAGATGGTTTCTTCTTTTAATGGCGTGTTGGATGCTGATGCTTTAGGACTTGCTGGTATGGCAAATGCCTCGTTTTATCAACATTATCCGTTAAAGTCATTTTACCCGCAAAATCAGAAACCAACCTTTGAGAATTTGAAACAACAAGGATATATAACCTCCGATGGTAAAGTTGCCCCCAAAGTATATGTGTGTTTTTACATGGGAGACTTCGACTCTGCCGCCTGGTTAAATCAGACTGTGCCCAAATGGTGGTCTGACCCAGCACATGGTGAAATTACCTGTATCTTCCCTTTTAATCCCAATTTGTCCCGCCGTGTTCCTCATGTATTCGACTATGTTCGAACACATGCAAGCCCGAAAGATTGGTTTGTCTATGGCGATTGTGGGGCAGGTTATCTGAATCCCGGAATGTTAATTGCTTCCCATAGAGAATACGGCATTCCTGCGGGTTGGAATGCCTGGGTCGAGCATAATTTGTTTTATAGCAAAAGGTTCGACTTATCTATTACAGGGTTTATCATTGATGGTTATGCCCCAGGTTTAGATAAAGATGGCTTTGAAGCATATTCCCGATTCTCGCCCGATGGAATTACTGCCCAGAAAATATCCTCGTTAGGTTGTTATGAAAAGAAATTACCGTATGTTCGCATGGGCATAGATTTAATGGAACCTCCAGAAAAATCTTCCGATATCATAGCCGAATATGCAAAGAAGCCATTACCCTCCTTCCGATTTATCCGAACTATCTTAAAATCTCCGACCTGGCATAAAACAGTTATTGACTTAACGCAACAAAAAACAGATACCGTTGCCTTTGTAGACCCTTATACTTTTTTTGAATTGGTAAAAATTCAAACACAATGTTTCCCCTCTTCGTGA
- a CDS encoding DUF1080 domain-containing protein yields MKRLNKLTQIFTISTLIAIFLFIPLATRADITQWLEKIGTASLSESYVICEELCKQGETKIAELCQHIKPQGDDRNARLFVRILVNYASTQPIELQNTVAKGLIKALQANQDIQIKAFLISELQMLGNPLAVEAIAGYIGNPDLCDYAIRALQTINNDICFQKLCENLSHSEGRCQQGIISALAGIGNPQAITELEKLFNSATPETKEVILIALAQLENDSEKYYKLLETQLNADKPLAKKQFYSLLFTQIERVAKQSSITPQQKNILEALLQQAYKENDIGAICAILHLFAYLPPKDVLDLFAREIYNPQSEISAVALQYLSQTNTKESKNILKEALVKSASGGNVYQILDAVGKTPDPLFIPAITPLLNHSDEKIRMKAIQSLIKMDADKAIPILVKRLKETSDKSDLNAIQQALLQTPPKETVAELGSSLKKLKEEQLVIALDILAQRHAEKYFKFALQQTKNKDAKVQKAAFNAIAFMGTPKDVPTLIKQLTNPKNQNQDAISEALVQILRSEEDEDRCKPIFSAIDKAKPEQYGLLLSILAKVDDTAARDFVLSWLNLPSDVSTNKVKIESAISALALWDNPKLADNIIAFLKKNPNHPYRNDVWKTLIRFLSLPDLAPDEKVWICGQAIEIRPENIGDMFNILGGICNSDSFLTVAKYCNNPQFADIANKTLVRIALPDKNNENGITGQDMVPYLENALKYIDDASLKENIQKHIEKCKNAPAALPIIYNDDNQFTSLFNGNDLKGWSGYTRGFVPEFGKLVCLPTCHLNLFTEKPYKDFILRFEFKLYPGANNGIGLRVPYMKHAAYDGMEIQILDDNAPENSRLKPYQYHGSIYGVLAPAIPAPLKKCGEWNQQEILLQGSKISVRVNGVEILTADLKELASKPSPDEKAHPGLLNEEGHIALLGHGSRVEFRNIRIKQL; encoded by the coding sequence ATGAAAAGATTGAATAAATTAACACAAATATTTACAATTTCTACCCTTATAGCCATTTTCCTTTTTATTCCCCTTGCAACAAGGGCAGACATAACGCAATGGTTAGAAAAAATAGGGACTGCGTCCCTTTCAGAAAGTTATGTTATCTGTGAAGAACTCTGCAAACAGGGCGAAACAAAAATTGCAGAACTATGTCAGCATATAAAACCTCAGGGTGATGACCGTAATGCAAGGCTGTTCGTCCGTATATTAGTCAATTATGCGTCTACACAACCGATAGAACTCCAAAACACCGTAGCAAAAGGTCTTATAAAAGCACTACAAGCAAATCAAGATATACAAATCAAGGCGTTTTTAATTAGCGAACTACAGATGTTGGGAAATCCTCTGGCTGTAGAAGCAATCGCTGGGTATATCGGTAATCCCGACCTTTGTGATTATGCCATCCGTGCCTTGCAAACGATAAATAACGATATATGCTTTCAAAAACTTTGTGAAAACCTTTCCCATTCCGAAGGAAGATGTCAGCAAGGGATTATCTCTGCTCTGGCAGGGATAGGCAATCCTCAAGCAATTACAGAATTAGAAAAATTATTCAACTCTGCTACACCCGAAACAAAAGAAGTGATATTAATTGCTCTTGCACAATTGGAAAATGACAGCGAAAAATATTACAAACTTTTGGAAACACAATTAAATGCGGATAAGCCACTTGCCAAAAAACAATTTTATTCTTTGCTCTTCACACAGATAGAAAGGGTAGCAAAACAAAGCAGCATAACGCCCCAACAGAAAAATATTTTGGAAGCCCTATTGCAACAAGCATATAAAGAGAATGATATCGGGGCTATATGTGCCATACTACATTTATTTGCCTATCTACCTCCCAAAGATGTTCTGGATTTGTTTGCCCGTGAAATTTACAATCCTCAATCGGAAATATCTGCTGTTGCACTACAATATTTGTCTCAAACGAATACAAAAGAAAGTAAAAATATATTAAAAGAAGCACTTGTTAAAAGTGCCTCTGGTGGCAATGTCTATCAAATTCTGGACGCCGTAGGAAAAACCCCAGACCCCTTGTTTATTCCTGCTATTACACCTTTATTAAACCATTCGGACGAGAAAATTCGAATGAAAGCAATACAGTCCTTAATAAAGATGGATGCAGATAAAGCGATACCCATTCTGGTAAAACGGTTAAAAGAGACTTCGGATAAATCCGATTTAAATGCTATTCAACAGGCTCTTCTTCAAACACCCCCAAAGGAAACCGTTGCAGAATTGGGTTCGTCTCTGAAAAAACTGAAGGAAGAACAATTAGTTATTGCTCTGGACATTCTGGCTCAACGGCATGCAGAAAAATATTTCAAGTTTGCACTTCAACAGACAAAAAACAAAGATGCAAAAGTCCAAAAAGCGGCTTTCAATGCGATAGCCTTCATGGGCACGCCGAAGGATGTTCCTACTCTCATCAAACAATTGACCAACCCGAAAAACCAAAATCAAGACGCTATTAGTGAAGCCCTTGTTCAAATATTACGAAGTGAAGAGGATGAAGACCGTTGCAAGCCCATCTTTTCTGCAATTGACAAAGCAAAACCAGAACAATATGGATTATTACTTTCTATCCTTGCAAAAGTAGATGACACCGCGGCACGGGATTTTGTCCTTTCATGGCTCAATCTACCTTCTGATGTTTCTACAAACAAGGTAAAAATAGAAAGTGCCATTTCTGCTCTTGCCCTTTGGGATAATCCGAAACTTGCTGATAATATAATTGCGTTCCTAAAAAAGAACCCTAACCATCCCTACCGTAATGATGTATGGAAAACACTCATCCGCTTTTTATCCCTGCCCGATTTAGCCCCAGATGAAAAGGTATGGATATGTGGACAGGCTATTGAAATTAGGCCCGAAAACATAGGGGATATGTTTAACATCTTAGGGGGAATATGCAATAGCGATTCATTCCTGACTGTTGCAAAATATTGTAACAATCCTCAGTTCGCAGATATTGCTAACAAAACACTGGTGCGAATTGCCTTGCCGGATAAAAACAACGAAAACGGCATTACAGGACAAGATATGGTTCCCTATCTGGAAAATGCTTTGAAATATATCGATGATGCATCATTAAAAGAAAATATTCAGAAACATATTGAGAAATGTAAAAATGCCCCTGCTGCCCTGCCTATAATCTATAACGATGACAACCAGTTTACATCCCTATTTAACGGTAACGACTTGAAAGGTTGGAGTGGATATACTCGCGGATTTGTTCCTGAATTTGGGAAACTAGTCTGTTTACCTACCTGCCATTTGAATCTATTTACAGAAAAGCCTTATAAGGACTTTATTTTACGATTTGAGTTTAAATTGTATCCCGGTGCGAATAATGGTATCGGCTTACGCGTTCCTTATATGAAACATGCCGCGTATGATGGAATGGAAATACAGATTTTAGATGACAATGCCCCGGAAAACAGCCGTTTAAAACCGTATCAATATCACGGTTCTATATATGGTGTGTTAGCTCCTGCAATCCCTGCTCCATTAAAAAAATGTGGAGAATGGAACCAGCAAGAAATCCTTTTACAGGGCTCAAAAATATCCGTCCGTGTCAATGGAGTAGAGATTTTAACAGCAGACTTGAAAGAACTGGCAAGCAAACCCAGCCCGGATGAAAAGGCACACCCCGGTTTGCTTAATGAAGAAGGACACATTGCTTTACTTGGACATGGCTCCCGTGTAGAATTCCGAAATATAAGAATAAAACAACTGTAA
- a CDS encoding Gfo/Idh/MocA family oxidoreductase, whose product MSRKKTTRREFLKASGAVGLGFMVLPRRILGGKAYASPNEELTRAIIGVGGMGMGHIGYTDGRLLAVCDVDEKHLKQAMEKAGPDVKGYKDYREVLAREDIDIVHIATPPHWHAIISVDAARAGKDIWCEKPMTRTIGEGKKVVEAVQRYGRIFRLNTWFRMKDTFYGFGTTAYEIKKVVDSGMLGWPLKVNVGESTGFTWKFFWSGKTDLEPQPVPPELDYDFWLGPAPYKPYHPHRVHSTFRGYWDYDGGGLGDMGQHYLDPVQYLLGKDDTSPVEIEVSAPPQHPDAVSSFRWIRLRYEDGCEIILDGEGKPGLPYLEGPKGKLYPGLKSDIPNFEKKLASFPNPEPLPCDFAHSVRTREKFPLNETNGHRSCTIVNLAKIAMQLGRSLRFDPVKQVFVGDEEANRLIDQPMRAPWTLQV is encoded by the coding sequence ATGTCTCGAAAGAAAACAACGCGTAGAGAATTTTTAAAGGCGTCGGGTGCGGTAGGATTGGGTTTCATGGTTCTACCGAGACGCATATTAGGAGGTAAAGCCTATGCCTCACCGAACGAAGAATTGACCCGTGCTATTATCGGGGTTGGTGGTATGGGAATGGGACACATTGGATACACAGATGGACGGCTACTGGCTGTTTGTGATGTAGATGAAAAGCACCTGAAACAGGCAATGGAAAAAGCAGGACCGGATGTTAAGGGATACAAAGATTATCGTGAAGTGCTTGCTCGTGAGGATATTGATATTGTGCATATTGCAACACCTCCGCATTGGCACGCCATTATTTCCGTTGATGCGGCCCGTGCCGGTAAGGATATTTGGTGCGAGAAGCCCATGACCCGCACCATTGGAGAAGGGAAAAAAGTAGTAGAAGCAGTTCAACGGTATGGTCGTATATTTCGCCTGAATACATGGTTCCGAATGAAGGACACTTTTTATGGCTTTGGCACAACCGCATACGAAATAAAAAAAGTTGTGGACAGTGGCATGTTAGGTTGGCCCTTGAAAGTTAATGTGGGCGAGTCCACAGGTTTTACATGGAAATTTTTCTGGTCAGGAAAAACAGATTTAGAACCGCAACCAGTTCCTCCCGAATTAGATTATGATTTCTGGTTAGGTCCTGCCCCGTATAAGCCTTATCATCCCCATCGCGTTCATTCAACCTTCCGCGGATATTGGGATTACGATGGTGGTGGACTGGGGGATATGGGACAACACTATTTAGACCCGGTCCAATATTTGTTAGGCAAAGATGATACAAGCCCTGTAGAAATCGAGGTATCCGCACCACCTCAACATCCGGACGCCGTAAGTTCTTTCCGATGGATTCGTCTCCGCTATGAAGATGGCTGTGAAATTATTCTCGATGGAGAAGGGAAACCCGGATTGCCTTATCTCGAAGGACCTAAAGGGAAACTTTACCCGGGCTTAAAATCGGATATTCCTAATTTTGAGAAAAAATTAGCCTCGTTTCCCAATCCTGAGCCTTTGCCTTGTGATTTTGCACATTCTGTTCGCACACGGGAAAAGTTTCCTCTAAATGAAACCAATGGACATCGTTCATGCACCATTGTAAATCTGGCAAAGATTGCTATGCAATTGGGCAGAAGTTTGCGTTTCGACCCTGTTAAGCAAGTGTTTGTGGGCGATGAAGAAGCAAACCGACTTATTGACCAACCCATGCGTGCACCCTGGACTTTACAAGTATAA
- a CDS encoding MFS transporter has translation MAVSLKTKVSFGLGGIALTLPDMVFTQWIFMRYVPNEKDALLSASLFGIIFMIARVCGAVAEPLIGHWSDSCRTRWGRRIPFVRFGLLPLVIFFFLMWHPPVMAPLWLQAVYAYLVIQIYLLFYPGVLTPYLSLLTELGEESMDRVRLMTAQGVFVMLGSVVFALVGVVKENYGWTIMSLLVGFLTFSSLLPIAITGKERNVPKEDEQNVSFIQSAIWVLKSRSFLHLVFGTSFYFLAFTCIVMSLPFWVKVYLGKGEAFVTYLMLPLLLITMCLFAFVGPAVERFGKYRVFSLTLLLASLGLFFLSAVGLYPIGSSFVHLLIVVMWMGIPVAGLAVLPFAILTDVIDEDEKKTGTRRDAIFFAIQGTIQKIFIGISGGIFSVLAYWGSGSNEVTEQGLRWVAIAGGLSAFVGFLIFLGYPLRDIDVKQK, from the coding sequence ATGGCGGTTTCATTAAAGACAAAGGTATCGTTTGGGTTGGGAGGTATTGCTCTTACTTTGCCGGATATGGTTTTTACACAGTGGATTTTTATGCGATATGTGCCGAATGAAAAAGACGCTTTGTTATCCGCTTCGCTTTTCGGTATTATATTTATGATAGCTCGTGTTTGTGGAGCCGTTGCGGAACCGCTCATTGGTCATTGGAGTGATTCCTGTCGGACGAGATGGGGACGGCGGATACCTTTTGTTCGGTTTGGATTGTTGCCATTAGTGATATTCTTCTTTTTAATGTGGCATCCACCTGTAATGGCACCTCTCTGGTTGCAGGCTGTTTATGCTTACCTTGTAATACAAATATATCTTTTGTTTTATCCAGGGGTATTAACACCTTACCTATCTCTACTTACAGAATTGGGTGAAGAAAGCATGGACCGTGTTCGATTAATGACAGCTCAAGGCGTTTTCGTTATGCTCGGCAGTGTGGTATTTGCACTGGTAGGTGTGGTGAAGGAAAATTATGGCTGGACAATAATGTCGTTACTGGTTGGATTCCTAACCTTTTCTTCATTACTTCCTATCGCTATCACAGGGAAAGAACGCAATGTCCCAAAAGAAGATGAACAAAATGTTTCATTTATCCAGTCCGCTATATGGGTATTAAAAAGCAGGTCGTTCTTGCATCTTGTTTTTGGAACCTCTTTTTATTTTCTTGCATTTACCTGTATTGTAATGAGTCTCCCATTCTGGGTTAAGGTATATTTAGGGAAAGGTGAGGCTTTTGTAACTTACCTGATGTTGCCTCTATTGCTGATTACCATGTGTTTATTTGCTTTTGTAGGTCCGGCTGTGGAACGCTTTGGGAAATATCGCGTTTTCTCTCTGACATTACTACTGGCAAGTCTGGGATTATTTTTCCTATCGGCTGTAGGTCTATATCCGATAGGAAGTTCCTTTGTTCATTTATTAATTGTAGTGATGTGGATGGGTATCCCTGTGGCAGGATTAGCAGTATTACCCTTCGCCATATTGACCGATGTAATTGATGAGGATGAAAAGAAAACGGGAACAAGACGCGATGCGATATTTTTTGCTATTCAGGGAACTATACAAAAAATATTTATAGGTATCTCGGGTGGAATTTTCTCTGTGCTGGCATATTGGGGTAGCGGAAGTAATGAAGTAACGGAACAAGGATTGCGATGGGTTGCCATTGCAGGAGGATTAAGTGCCTTTGTGGGATTTCTAATCTTTCTTGGTTATCCTTTAAGAGATATTGATGTGAAACAAAAATAA
- the recA gene encoding recombinase RecA, with the protein MSTIPNAEDAKAKNKALEIALSQLERQYGRGTLIRLGDDRFTQGVRAISTGCLSLDLATGIGGLPLGRVVEIFGQESSGKTTLALHVVANAQKEGGIACYIDAEHALDPSFAGKIGVDINNLLVSQPDYAEQALDICENLVRSNAFDVIVIDSVAALVPKAEIEGEIGDQHMALQARLMSQALRRLTGVISRSKTLVIFINQIRDKIGGTYGNPEVTTGGKALKFYASMRIDMRRVSSVKEKEVDIGNRVRAKVVKNKLSAPFRSAEFDILFEEGISYEGDLLDLAINEKIIQKSGAWFSYNGENIGQGRESARRYLKDNPELCSQIRNKVLEKHGITNLPESKES; encoded by the coding sequence ATGTCAACGATACCTAACGCTGAAGATGCAAAAGCAAAAAATAAGGCACTGGAAATAGCACTCTCTCAATTGGAACGGCAATATGGTAGAGGGACATTAATTCGTTTGGGTGATGACCGTTTTACTCAGGGGGTGCGCGCTATATCTACAGGCTGTTTATCATTAGACCTTGCCACAGGAATTGGTGGATTGCCTTTAGGGCGTGTGGTTGAAATCTTTGGGCAGGAATCTTCCGGGAAGACGACATTGGCTCTTCATGTTGTTGCCAATGCACAAAAAGAAGGGGGTATCGCATGTTATATTGATGCGGAACATGCTTTAGACCCATCGTTTGCGGGGAAGATAGGTGTAGATATAAATAATTTGTTGGTATCCCAGCCGGATTATGCAGAACAGGCTTTAGATATATGCGAAAATTTAGTGCGAAGTAATGCGTTTGATGTGATTGTTATTGATTCTGTTGCTGCATTAGTTCCGAAAGCAGAGATTGAAGGGGAAATTGGTGACCAACACATGGCTTTGCAGGCACGGCTTATGTCTCAGGCATTGCGTAGGCTTACGGGAGTTATTAGTCGTTCTAAAACACTGGTAATATTCATTAATCAGATTCGGGATAAGATAGGAGGCACTTATGGGAATCCCGAAGTTACTACGGGTGGTAAGGCACTAAAATTTTATGCAAGCATGCGAATTGATATGCGAAGGGTTAGTTCTGTAAAGGAAAAAGAGGTTGATATAGGAAACCGGGTGCGTGCCAAAGTTGTCAAAAATAAGTTGAGTGCACCTTTCCGTTCTGCGGAATTTGATATTTTGTTTGAAGAAGGGATTTCGTATGAAGGTGATTTGCTTGACCTTGCTATCAATGAAAAAATTATCCAGAAGAGTGGTGCCTGGTTTTCTTATAATGGCGAAAATATCGGACAGGGAAGAGAATCTGCTCGCAGATACCTGAAAGATAACCCGGAATTGTGTTCTCAAATTCGTAATAAGGTATTGGAAAAACATGGTATTACGAATTTACCCGAAAGTAAAGAAAGTTAG